The following are encoded in a window of Kitasatospora fiedleri genomic DNA:
- a CDS encoding ferritin-like fold-containing protein, whose product METQEPGAGPTDSIGPWAARAADPQYRAAVLDLLGALAYGELSAFERLAEDAKFAPGITEKAALARMASAEYQHFQLLHDRLAEVGADPVAVMEPFVEPLENFHRMTAPSDWLEGLVKAYVGDAIATDFYREVAVRLDDDTRDLVLRVMSDTGHAEFAVERVRQAIAEDRRVGGRLALWGRRLMGEALSQAQRVVAERDALSNLLVGGAEVRGFDLVEVGKMFNRITETHTKRMAALGLAS is encoded by the coding sequence ATGGAGACTCAGGAACCCGGTGCGGGCCCCACCGACTCGATCGGGCCCTGGGCGGCCCGGGCCGCCGACCCGCAGTACCGGGCGGCCGTGCTGGACCTGCTCGGCGCCCTCGCGTACGGCGAGCTGAGCGCCTTCGAGCGGCTGGCCGAGGACGCCAAGTTCGCGCCCGGCATCACCGAGAAGGCCGCGCTGGCCCGGATGGCCTCCGCCGAGTACCAGCACTTCCAGCTGCTGCACGACCGGCTGGCCGAGGTCGGCGCCGACCCGGTCGCGGTGATGGAGCCGTTCGTCGAGCCGCTGGAGAACTTCCACCGGATGACCGCCCCGTCCGACTGGCTGGAGGGCCTGGTCAAGGCGTACGTCGGCGACGCGATCGCCACCGACTTCTACCGCGAGGTGGCCGTCCGGCTCGACGACGACACCCGGGACCTGGTGCTGCGGGTGATGTCCGACACCGGGCACGCCGAGTTCGCGGTCGAGCGGGTGCGGCAGGCGATCGCCGAGGACCGGCGGGTCGGCGGGCGGCTGGCGCTGTGGGGGCGGCGGCTGATGGGCGAGGCGCTCAGCCAGGCGCAGCGGGTGGTCGCCGAGCGCGACGCGCTGTCCAACCTGCTGGTCGGCGGGGCCGAGGTGCGCGGCTTCGACCTGGTCGAGGTCGGCAAGATGTTCAACCGGATCACCGAGACCCACACCAAGCGGATGGCGGCGCTGGGCCTGGCCTCCTGA
- a CDS encoding DUF3107 domain-containing protein: MEVKIGVQNANREIVLESAQSAEEVADAVAKALDGTSKLFTLLDERGRRVLVPSERLAYVEIGEPSVRKVGFGTL; encoded by the coding sequence GTGGAGGTCAAGATCGGGGTGCAGAACGCGAACCGGGAGATCGTCCTGGAGAGCGCGCAATCTGCCGAAGAGGTCGCGGACGCGGTCGCCAAGGCCCTGGACGGCACCAGCAAGCTGTTCACCCTGCTCGACGAGCGCGGCCGCCGGGTGCTGGTGCCCTCCGAGCGGCTCGCGTACGTCGAGATCGGCGAGCCGTCCGTCCGCAAGGTCGGTTTCGGCACGCTCTGA
- a CDS encoding TetR/AcrR family transcriptional regulator, whose amino-acid sequence MTAIQEAQERPRGARLPRSARREQLLGAAQEVFVAQGYHAAAMDDIAERAGVSKPVLYQHFPGKLELYLALLDKHCDALVDGTRAALEATNDNKQRVAATMEAYFHYVSSESGAFRLVFESDLTNDPAVRERVDRATDLSATLVSKVIAEDTDLPEAEAKLLAVGVCGLAQITARYWLTQDGEIPREEAVRLVASLAWRGLKGFPMHPAQEGSPDGSAEQSD is encoded by the coding sequence GTGACGGCCATCCAAGAGGCGCAGGAGCGCCCGCGCGGTGCCCGCCTGCCGCGAAGCGCCCGCCGTGAACAACTGCTCGGAGCCGCCCAGGAGGTGTTCGTCGCCCAGGGCTACCACGCCGCCGCCATGGACGACATCGCCGAGCGGGCCGGCGTCAGCAAGCCGGTGCTCTACCAGCACTTCCCGGGCAAGCTGGAGCTCTACCTCGCGCTGCTCGACAAGCACTGCGACGCGCTGGTCGACGGCACCCGGGCCGCCCTGGAGGCGACCAACGACAACAAGCAGCGGGTCGCCGCCACCATGGAGGCGTACTTCCACTACGTCTCCAGCGAGTCCGGCGCGTTCCGGCTGGTCTTCGAGTCGGACCTGACCAACGACCCGGCGGTGCGCGAGCGGGTCGACCGGGCCACCGACCTGAGCGCGACCCTGGTCTCCAAGGTGATCGCCGAGGACACCGACCTGCCCGAGGCCGAGGCCAAGCTGCTCGCGGTCGGCGTCTGCGGCCTGGCCCAGATCACCGCCCGGTACTGGCTCACCCAGGACGGCGAGATCCCGCGCGAGGAGGCCGTCCGGCTGGTCGCCAGCCTGGCCTGGCGCGGCCTGAAGGGCTTCCCGATGCACCCCGCCCAGGAGGGTTCCCCGGACGGTTCGGCCGAGCAGTCCGACTGA
- a CDS encoding alpha/beta fold hydrolase, translating into MSASQHPLAALEPHRTVQVPGAELAVSRHCEPREGLPPALFVHGLGGSADNWLELLDQLADDVDGEAVDLPGFGHSAPPLDGNLTLSGHVRAVIGYLEETGRGPVHLLGNSLGGAVAVRLAALRPDLVRSLTLISPALPELPPQRTAWSTGLLALPGVAELIRRRSRGADPESATADLLRLVYGDPAGIPAHRRARAVDEYRRRAELPYSLGALTGSARGIVSAYTERGGQALWRQAEQVTAPVLLVYGLKDKLVSYRSARRACAAFRDARLLVLPDSGHVAMLEHPEPVARAVRELLAEADGRG; encoded by the coding sequence ATGAGCGCCTCCCAGCACCCCCTCGCCGCCCTGGAGCCGCACCGCACCGTCCAGGTGCCCGGAGCGGAGCTGGCCGTCAGCCGCCACTGCGAACCCCGGGAGGGCCTGCCGCCCGCCCTGTTCGTGCACGGGCTCGGCGGCTCCGCCGACAACTGGCTCGAACTCCTCGACCAACTCGCCGACGACGTCGACGGCGAGGCCGTGGACCTGCCCGGCTTCGGCCACTCCGCCCCGCCGCTGGACGGCAACCTGACCCTCTCCGGGCACGTCCGGGCGGTCATCGGGTACCTGGAGGAGACCGGGCGCGGGCCGGTCCACCTGCTCGGCAACTCGCTCGGCGGCGCGGTCGCCGTCCGGCTCGCCGCGCTCCGGCCCGACCTGGTGCGCAGCCTCACCCTGATCTCCCCGGCGCTGCCCGAGCTGCCCCCGCAGCGCACCGCCTGGTCCACCGGCCTGCTGGCGCTGCCCGGCGTCGCCGAGCTGATCCGCCGCCGCAGCCGCGGCGCCGACCCGGAGAGCGCCACCGCCGACCTGCTGCGCCTGGTCTACGGCGACCCGGCCGGCATCCCCGCCCACCGCCGGGCCCGGGCGGTCGACGAGTACCGCCGCCGCGCCGAGCTCCCGTACTCCCTGGGCGCGCTGACCGGGTCCGCGCGCGGCATCGTCAGCGCCTACACCGAGCGCGGCGGCCAGGCGCTGTGGCGGCAGGCCGAGCAGGTCACCGCGCCGGTCCTGCTGGTCTACGGGCTCAAGGACAAGCTGGTCTCCTACCGCTCCGCCCGGCGGGCCTGCGCCGCGTTCCGGGACGCCCGGCTGCTGGTGCTGCCCGACTCCGGGCACGTCGCGATGCTGGAGCACCCCGAGCCGGTCGCCCGCGCGGTGCGGGAGCTGCTCGCGGAGGCCGACGGGCGCGGCTGA
- a CDS encoding DUF3492 domain-containing protein — protein sequence MRIALLTEGTLTTAQRDGGGWCGRLVDGLPEHEFRLYRLLPADRQAPPSGVRGLHGVHELPMWGRRPAGRGPTALRRRSYLKAYKELVRALVMPGERAGFGPALYRLAALGREDEALPAFLASGHAHRVLERTWRMPGADTAGGQPLVCDVLVAADLLEQCLRPLSAPWYGTGPAGLGGADLCHVVGGGPAALPALVARELHGVPFVVTEHGLHLREQYRGYRSAPYRWPVRALLLSFFRQLTEETYRQAAVLTPGSEYDRRWQQRCGGDPARTRIVHEGTTATTRPAAGAEPAAPTLVWAGALEPGRDPELMLHAFARVRAELPAARLRMYGEEGAPGYLAHCTAIAGRLGIADAVEFAGRPGTSAEAWESGSAVVFSALAQRSPRPLADAMLSGRAVVATEVGVAREVLGPTGLLVPPRSPRALAAACLALLTDHERRSRLGLAGRLRAQERFAVEPVVGAFREVYLDLVSRYPAFPARPGAPVRPFARPAEYWVAGAAGGETPLPTVPVVPTPAERSARPERPARAAAGPALAEAL from the coding sequence GTGCGCATCGCTCTGCTCACCGAGGGCACCCTCACCACCGCACAGCGTGATGGAGGGGGCTGGTGCGGCCGCCTGGTCGACGGCCTGCCCGAGCACGAGTTCCGGCTCTACCGGCTGCTGCCCGCCGACCGCCAGGCCCCGCCCAGCGGCGTCCGCGGCCTGCACGGCGTCCACGAACTGCCGATGTGGGGCCGCCGCCCCGCCGGGCGCGGACCGACCGCGCTGCGCCGCCGGTCGTACCTCAAGGCGTACAAGGAGCTCGTCCGCGCCCTGGTGATGCCCGGCGAGCGGGCCGGGTTCGGGCCCGCGCTGTACCGGCTGGCCGCGCTCGGCCGGGAGGACGAGGCGCTGCCCGCGTTCCTCGCCTCCGGCCACGCGCACCGCGTCCTGGAGCGGACCTGGCGGATGCCCGGCGCCGACACCGCCGGCGGCCAGCCGCTGGTCTGCGACGTGCTGGTCGCCGCCGACCTGCTGGAGCAGTGCCTGCGGCCGCTGTCCGCGCCCTGGTACGGCACCGGCCCGGCCGGGCTCGGCGGCGCCGACCTGTGCCACGTGGTCGGCGGCGGACCGGCCGCGCTGCCCGCGCTGGTCGCCCGCGAACTGCACGGCGTCCCGTTCGTGGTCACCGAGCACGGCCTGCACCTGCGCGAGCAGTACCGCGGCTACCGCAGCGCCCCCTACCGCTGGCCGGTGCGGGCCCTGCTGCTGTCCTTCTTCCGGCAGCTCACCGAGGAGACCTACCGGCAGGCCGCCGTGCTCACCCCCGGCAGCGAGTACGACCGGCGGTGGCAGCAGCGCTGCGGCGGCGACCCGGCCCGCACCCGGATCGTCCACGAGGGCACCACCGCCACCACCCGGCCCGCCGCCGGGGCCGAGCCCGCGGCGCCGACGCTGGTCTGGGCCGGCGCGCTGGAGCCCGGCCGCGACCCCGAACTGATGCTGCACGCCTTCGCCCGGGTCCGGGCCGAACTGCCCGCCGCCAGACTCCGGATGTACGGCGAGGAGGGCGCGCCCGGCTACCTCGCGCACTGCACCGCGATCGCCGGACGGCTCGGCATCGCGGACGCCGTCGAGTTCGCCGGACGGCCCGGGACGTCCGCCGAGGCGTGGGAGTCCGGCAGCGCCGTGGTGTTCAGCGCGCTCGCCCAGCGCAGCCCCCGCCCGCTCGCCGACGCCATGCTCAGCGGCCGGGCGGTGGTCGCCACCGAGGTCGGCGTCGCCCGCGAGGTGCTCGGCCCCACCGGACTGCTGGTGCCGCCGCGCAGCCCGCGCGCCCTCGCCGCGGCTTGCCTGGCCCTGCTCACCGACCACGAACGGCGTTCCCGGCTCGGCCTGGCCGGCCGGCTGCGGGCGCAGGAACGCTTCGCCGTGGAACCCGTGGTCGGCGCGTTCCGCGAGGTCTACCTCGACCTGGTCTCCCGCTACCCCGCCTTCCCGGCCCGCCCCGGCGCCCCGGTCCGGCCGTTCGCCCGCCCCGCCGAGTACTGGGTGGCCGGGGCGGCCGGCGGGGAGACCCCGCTGCCGACCGTGCCGGTGGTGCCGACCCCGGCCGAGCGGTCCGCGCGGCCCGAGCGACCCGCGCGGGCCGCCGCCGGACCCGCCCTCGCGGAGGCACTGTGA
- a CDS encoding NAD-dependent epimerase/dehydratase family protein, with translation MRVLLLGADGFIGRRVADRLLAEEGLQVTVLGRGDSADIRFDLAAGSPGALARFLDAVAAQVVINCAGATYGTSRTLIRSNTLAVATVCEAIRRSREPARLVHVGSAAEYGPAQPGGPIPESAEPRPVGPYGVSKLAGTELVLNSGLDALVLRVFDVVGPGAPTASLFGRLAEGLRRALEQEESQVRMPDLSGYRDFVDVRDVARAIQAAAVSAATGVINIGSGHAVRARDAAHLLVRASGFEGTVTEDARQVVLPAQQAGAEGLRAAEARAVVEPVQWRQADVRTARDRLGWRTQVPLEESLGDVWLETACRV, from the coding sequence ATGAGGGTGCTGCTGCTGGGGGCCGACGGGTTCATCGGCCGGCGGGTGGCCGATCGGCTGCTGGCGGAGGAGGGGCTCCAGGTGACCGTGCTGGGCCGGGGCGATTCCGCCGACATCCGGTTCGACCTGGCCGCGGGGAGTCCGGGCGCGCTGGCCCGGTTCCTGGACGCGGTCGCCGCGCAGGTGGTGATCAACTGCGCGGGTGCCACGTACGGGACGTCGCGGACCCTGATCCGGTCCAACACGCTCGCGGTGGCCACGGTCTGCGAGGCGATCCGGCGCAGCCGGGAGCCGGCCCGGCTGGTGCACGTGGGCTCGGCGGCCGAGTACGGTCCGGCGCAGCCGGGCGGGCCGATCCCGGAGAGCGCGGAGCCGCGTCCGGTCGGTCCGTACGGGGTGTCGAAGCTGGCGGGCACCGAGCTGGTGCTGAACTCGGGGCTGGACGCGCTGGTGCTGCGGGTGTTCGACGTGGTCGGGCCGGGGGCGCCGACGGCCTCGCTGTTCGGGCGGCTGGCGGAGGGCCTGCGGCGGGCGCTGGAGCAGGAGGAGAGCCAGGTGCGGATGCCGGACCTGTCCGGCTACCGGGACTTCGTGGACGTCCGGGACGTGGCCCGGGCGATCCAGGCGGCGGCGGTCTCGGCCGCCACCGGGGTGATCAACATCGGCTCCGGCCACGCCGTCCGGGCCCGGGACGCGGCGCACCTGCTGGTGCGGGCGTCCGGCTTCGAGGGCACCGTCACCGAGGACGCCCGGCAGGTGGTGCTGCCCGCGCAGCAGGCGGGCGCGGAGGGGCTGCGGGCCGCGGAGGCGCGGGCGGTGGTGGAGCCGGTGCAGTGGCGGCAGGCGGACGTCCGGACCGCCCGGGACCGTCTCGGATGGCGGACGCAGGTGCCGCTGGAGGAGTCCCTCGGGGACGTCTGGCTGGAGACCGCCTGTCGGGTGTGA
- the moeZ gene encoding adenylyltransferase/sulfurtransferase MoeZ — MSLPPLVEPAAELTVEEVRRYSRHLIIPDVGMDGQKRLKNAKVLCVGAGGLGSPALMYLAAAGVGTLGIVEFDTVDESNLQRQIIHGQSDIGRSKAQSARDSVKEINPLVEVVLHEERLDNDNVMEIFSGYDLIVDGTDNFATRYLVNDAAVLLGKPYVWGSIYRFDGQASVFWAEHGPCYRCLYPEAPPPGMVPSCAEGGVLGVLCASIGSIQVNEAIKLLAGIGEPLVGRLMIYDALEMQYRSVKVRKDPNCAVCGENPTVTELIDYESFCGVVSEEASAAAVGSTITSKQLKEWIDNGEPIDIIDVREVNEYEIVSIPGARLIPKNEFLMGNALQDLPQDRRIVLHCKTGVRSAEVLAVLKSAGFADAVHLGGGVIGWVNQIEPEKPVY, encoded by the coding sequence GTGTCGCTGCCACCCCTGGTCGAGCCCGCCGCCGAGCTCACCGTCGAAGAGGTCCGCCGGTACTCCCGCCACCTGATCATTCCCGACGTGGGCATGGACGGGCAGAAGCGGCTGAAGAACGCCAAGGTGCTGTGCGTCGGCGCCGGCGGCCTCGGGTCCCCGGCCCTGATGTACCTGGCCGCGGCCGGTGTCGGCACCCTCGGCATCGTCGAGTTCGACACGGTCGACGAGTCGAACCTGCAGCGCCAGATCATCCACGGCCAGTCCGACATCGGCCGGTCCAAGGCCCAGTCCGCGCGCGACTCGGTCAAGGAGATCAACCCGCTGGTCGAGGTGGTGCTGCACGAGGAGCGCCTGGACAACGACAACGTGATGGAGATCTTCTCCGGCTACGACCTGATCGTCGACGGCACGGACAACTTCGCCACCCGGTACCTGGTGAACGACGCCGCGGTGCTGCTCGGCAAGCCGTACGTCTGGGGTTCGATCTACCGCTTCGACGGCCAGGCCAGCGTGTTCTGGGCCGAGCACGGCCCCTGCTACCGCTGCCTCTACCCGGAGGCCCCGCCGCCGGGCATGGTCCCGTCCTGCGCCGAGGGCGGCGTGCTGGGCGTGCTGTGCGCCTCGATCGGCTCGATCCAGGTCAACGAGGCCATCAAACTGCTGGCCGGGATCGGCGAGCCGCTGGTCGGCCGGCTGATGATCTACGACGCCCTGGAGATGCAGTACCGCTCGGTGAAGGTCCGCAAGGACCCGAACTGCGCCGTCTGCGGCGAGAACCCGACGGTCACCGAGCTGATCGACTACGAGTCGTTCTGCGGCGTGGTCTCGGAGGAGGCCAGCGCGGCGGCGGTCGGTTCGACGATCACCTCCAAGCAGCTCAAGGAGTGGATCGACAACGGCGAGCCGATCGACATCATCGACGTCCGCGAGGTCAACGAGTACGAGATCGTCAGCATCCCGGGCGCCCGCCTGATCCCGAAGAACGAGTTCCTGATGGGCAACGCCCTGCAGGACCTGCCGCAGGACAGGCGCATCGTGCTGCACTGCAAGACCGGCGTGCGCTCCGCCGAGGTCCTCGCGGTCCTCAAGTCCGCGGGCTTCGCGGACGCGGTGCACCTGGGCGGCGGCGTGATCGGCTGGGTCAACCAGATCGAGCCGGAGAAGCCCGTCTACTGA